Genomic window (Pradoshia sp. D12):
ATCTTCCTGATTAGATTGCAACAAAATCCAAGCCATTATTCTGGTAAATAAAAGGTTAGTTTATGGACGAATTCCTTTAGATCCTGTAAACCCAGCCGCTCGATCTGCTGCTTTAAATTCCCTTTTGTAACGAACTTC
Coding sequences:
- a CDS encoding YfhE family protein, with protein sequence MDKKKRDQMKNRLTSTQEVRYKREFKAADRAAGFTGSKGIRP